atttttacagtctgtgcatagtgaacaTATATATAGAATTTTTGGTTTGTATCTGATTCTTAATTTTTATCTATCCGATAACCGATCCATTTaatttgaccagtattggaccgatacAGATACTGGCCGATagcgattcccatccctactgGGGACTTGCTCTAACCTTGAGCTTCTACTGCTGTCAAAACCcgaaccctaaccttaacctaacctcatccaaccatacaacatgtctccacttaaaaatgttacattatggggacttgatttttgtccccatatgGAAGATATGTCCtgataatgtgactgtgtaaacagatttaggtccccacaacatgcaTAATACctaatacaacacacacaggtctgtgtgtgttgttcttattcttattagtTCCTTCATTTGCACTGCCTAACCAAAGCattatctctaaccttaaccataacaagtGTACAAcgcacagaaacagagaaatgcactgacagaaagacacacacatttacagactctgtattgacttccattcatttagacatcCTAAACACGCACGgtactgtacacacagaggactcagcattcccaattGTATTTTGTAGTGagttaatataaatataaaactacaTCACTTCTAAATTAAGAAATAGTATAATATAGCAACAACAGACTATAGGCATATTAAAGACAGTagtaaataaagtcagaatGTCCACGACAAAGACCTGGGACAGAcactgcacaaaacttggtgttCATACACtcgtgtttatatacagtataatatattgTATCATAATCTTGGCTAAACCCATCAGATTTGATACAAATACAGTTGAAAATCCTTTGTATTCCTTCGCCACAGGCACATGTGCTATGTTTCCATTGAGGGGAACAGTTCATTCATGTTGTTCAATTAAGCAGTGATAGTTCTACTCACAAATGACTCTGCAtcgtgtttttttaattgtatcatTTTGCATGCATGTCTGCTTATGACATAACAACATGTTcatatttgtttctttaaattatcCAAAATGTCCAGTTAATTCTCattaattcccatggaaagtttccaatttggaaTAATTTGATACCAGGGATTTTCCACCCCTTTGCAACCCTAAACTTTAGCTTTGTTTGTGAGAAGGTTTCTGGGCAGACCACACTGCCCTGCACATGGCCGCCTCTCAGGGCAGAGTGCTACAGCTGAAGCAGCTGATTGAGGGCGGAGCCTCAGTCAACATGGTAACGGTGGACAACATCACTCCTCTCCATGAGGCCTGTCTGCGGGGTCACCTGACGTGTGCGCGGCTGCTGCTGGAGGCCGGCGCTCAGGTGGGGATTAAACCTACACCTGGTGGTAGACTGTTTCTGTTCAAGACTGCCAAATAAAGGCAGAATGATAATATCAGCACCTAATATCAGAATCTTTAGAGCTGATGCTAATTCTTATGTGGTCtctctggtcttggtctcagTTAGTCTTGACTATAACACTAAATGACAGTATTTCCTTTAAGGTGGATGTACGCACCATCCACGGCAGCACCCCTCTCTGTCACGCCTGCAGCTCCGGCAGCCTGGAGTGTGCCGAGCTGCTGCTGGAACATGGAGCCAACGTTAACCCGTCCCTCACAGCTCTGACCGCCTCACCACTGCATGAAGCCTGCATCCACGGTAACACACACGTGAGCGGCAGTCCAGCCAGTTCTATATCACTGTGAATAACAACTTCTTTCACTTCCCTCAGGTAATGTCGAGGTGGCAAGGTTGATGATAGCCAGCGGTGCCCAGCTGGAGGCGTACGA
The nucleotide sequence above comes from Solea senegalensis isolate Sse05_10M linkage group LG3, IFAPA_SoseM_1, whole genome shotgun sequence. Encoded proteins:
- the asb13a.1 gene encoding ankyrin repeat and SOCS box protein 13a.1 isoform X3, with amino-acid sequence MVALQQSNMEVTAARRSFLCDIGFWADHTALHMAASQGRVLQLKQLIEGGASVNMVTVDNITPLHEACLRGHLTCARLLLEAGAQVDVRTIHGSTPLCHACSSGSLECAELLLEHGANVNPSLTALTASPLHEACIHGNVEVARLMIASGAQLEAYDVHFGPPLHIACAKGHVGCVRELLIAGANVNSVKFHETALHHAAQIDSVDMIELLIEFGANVQASDNVDRKPVDYTTPETPSHSCLLSPSESSAAV
- the asb13a.1 gene encoding ankyrin repeat and SOCS box protein 13a.1 isoform X2, whose translation is MVALQQSNMEVTAARRSFLCDIGFWADHTALHMAASQGRVLQLKQLIEGGASVNMVTVDNITPLHEACLRGHLTCARLLLEAGAQVDVRTIHGSTPLCHACSSGSLECAELLLEHGANVNPSLTALTASPLHEACIHGNVEVARLMIASGAQLEAYDVHFGPPLHIACAKGHVGCVRELLIADRPPLDQTRCSLAPRSFEFDTPVTIRRFVIWLLRFCKQKLTDATRLLLDDTVMSMELVSIHMCCTMLSIFL